The following proteins are co-located in the Aquarana catesbeiana isolate 2022-GZ linkage group LG02, ASM4218655v1, whole genome shotgun sequence genome:
- the LOC141129060 gene encoding uncharacterized protein: MSGLSAYKKMSKNELTVECAERGIDVGGKNREGLIHALQEFDIRADQNLGETGPERISATPEPSGSEAASPDGQAETDTGIPRIVTSKPPQEQASIRLPETIIDSLQMQETLQNLRETDPVVYLQFLERQTAAEREAVERRAEREERQAEREADRRHELEMARLQQQRQAQNLGSLEHRDASLPVIPAAKFPVMEKDSDIDVYLLSFEKTCRQYHLPPAQWARYLTPGLRGKALDAYVELSEEQCDDYEALKAAIIQKFQLTPEVYRKRFRSLQKGPGDSYMDVVGRLRTTFRQWTKGLKADSFESLEDLMIEDQLLHICPTDVRQFVLERKPTSAKAAAELADTYIHSRVSDHRKAPLNGWKGGKSHTATPPLPTKQLPQQPEPATPGAKAFLTDKRKCYNCGEAGHLRTQCPEQKKMTSPGHPASNPSSVLFVRRKTRVTTANLQPVTVGHRIVTGFRDTGAEVTLVRPEVIERRDIIPGKFFTLTGVRGTRSRVPRAYVFIDWGAGSGMREVGVSEEIPTAVLLGADLGTLVSYYAPAKSTQDAPTELSGPTKVLFTDVGVISEQPVDGQREGEGGVEVQGSSSPTEGEEAPLHVPISNACVADVKNVITECNDVMLLLEVTHNAGRVEKIKSLAAEPRSGPGGPIPDSDPEYSALTTPQQLSLCVTGRLVGTCSPTPQPALLGDKGFAVFSRPAVSSPAEKNKQKHDRDSGQRGCTGLQAGGLETERVKQLLTVSSQPKGNVLKVSPDMVCEGPGEIRKDRVGVKHNGLWPNLMFTQCPSTAPVIGRDCIPERKELGALVEVIADTQGGGLGLQSHSPFLPLQAPMMLELNYYYYYWFMFNKDYWLLWPIFYSIWLWSQLLG; the protein is encoded by the coding sequence atgtctgggttatcagcatataaaaagatgagcaagaatgaactgactgttgagtgcgcagaaagaggaattgatgtcggtggcaaaaatcgtgaaggcttgatacatgccttacaggagtttgatatccgtgcagaccagaacctgggggaaactggaccagaaaggatttccgctactccagagcccagtggttcagaggcggcctcaccagatgggcaagcagagactgacactggaataccacggattgttacctccaagccaccacaagagcaggccagcatcagattgcctgaaaccatcatagactctcttcaaatgcaagaaactctacaaaacctcagggagacggatcctgtggtgtacctgcagtttcttgaGCGCCAGACTGCGGCCGAGAGAGAGGCTGTggaacgcagggctgagcgagaggaacgccaggctgagagggaggctgatcgtcggcacgaattggagatggctaggctccagcagcagcgacaggctcagaacctcggatccctagagcacagggatgcctctctgccagtgatcccggcagccaaatttccagttatggaaaaggacagtgacattgacgtgtatctactgtcgtttgaaaaaacttgccgtcagtaccatctgcccccagcacaatgggcccggtatctgacaccagggctacgaggcaaggccttggatgcttatgtcgaactgtcagaagagcagtgcgacgattatgaggccttaaaggctgcaatcatccaaaagtttcagctaaccccggaagtgtaccggaagcgttttaggtccttgcaaaaggggcctggagactcatacatggatgtggtaggtcgcttacgcaccacattccggcagtggactaaaggcttgaaagccgattcttttgaatccctggaagatcttatgattgaagatcaacttttgcacatctgtcctacagacgtcagacagtttgtgctggagcgaaagccaacctctgccaaagcagcagcagaactggcagatacctatatccactctcgggtatctgaccatcgcaaggctcctctgaatggctggaaaggagggaaatcgcacacggcaacccctcctctgcctaccaaacaacttcctcagcagccggaacctgcaactcctggagccaaggccttcctaactgacaaacgcaaatgctacaactgtggggaagccggacatctcaggacgcagtgccctgagcagaagaagatgacatcacctggccatccggccaGCAACCCTTCTTCCGTGCTGTTCGTCCGCAGGAAAACTCGGGTAACCaccgccaacttgcagccagtcaccgTGGGCCACCGGATCGTTACTGGTTTCCGGGACACAGGAGCTGAAGTcactttggtcagaccagaggtgataGAAAGAAGGGACATCATCCCTGGAAAGTTTTTTACCCTCACCGGAGTCAGGGGGACCCGCTCAcgagtaccccgtgcctatgttttcattgattggggtgctggaagtgggatgagagaagtgggagtctcggaggagatccccactgcggtgttgttgggtgctgatttaggtacccttgtttcttactatgcccctgctaaaagcacccaggatgctcccacggaactctctggacctaccaaggtactgtttacagatgttggggtaatatctgagcaacctgtggatggacagagggagggggagggtggagtggaggttcaggggtcttcttcacctacagaaggagaggaggcccccttgcatgTGCCAATATCAAATGCTTGTGTAGCTGATGTTAAGAATGTAATTACTGAATGTAATGATGTTATGTTGTTGTTGGAGGTCACCCACAATGCTGGGAGGGTGGAGAAGATAAAGTCTCTGGcggcagagcccaggagtggcccaggtggccccattcctgactctgacccagagtattctgccttgactacaccccagcagttgtccttgtgtgtcacaggacggctggttggtacttgtagtcccacgcctcagccagcactgctgggagacaaaggctttgcagtgttcagcaggccagctgttagctcccctgctgagaaaaataaacaaaagcatgatagggacagtgggcagagaggctgtactggtctacaggcaggaggcctggagactgaaagggttaaacagttgcTCACTGTGTCCAGTCAGCCTAAGGGGAATGTGTTGAAGGTGTCACCTGATATGGTCTGTGAAGGTCCAGGTGAAATCAGGAAGGACAGGGTTGGAGTGAAACACAATGGTTTGTGGCCTAACTTGATGTTCACACAATGTCCCAGCACAGCGCCTGTCATTGGCAGAGACTGTATACCTGAACGGAAAGAGTTAGGTGCCCTGGTAGAAGTGATAGCTGACACTCAGGGAGGGGGCTTAGGCCTTCAGTCCCACTCACCTTTCCTTCCACTCCAGGCACCCATGATGCtggagttaaattattattattattattggtttatgtttaataaagattattggctgctatggccaatattttactccatatGGTTGTGGTCTCAATTATTGGGGTAG